The Gillisia sp. Hel_I_86 genome has a segment encoding these proteins:
- a CDS encoding biliverdin-producing heme oxygenase, with product MMLSELRAHTQSLHKEIEKENLAGLIMDHSISRNQYKTLLLQNYIAYKVVEDEVSPYMEDYKTGKSDQLKKDLDFLKVDIIRLRDFKTKFNCQNKMGALGAAYVVEGSVLGGLMIAKELSNCIQLNDIKIHHFFNGDRTNINGWKQFCKQVKNTQYSEEEINQAVEKAKETFIFFGKVFKEILAEELTLKEIL from the coding sequence ATGATGTTAAGTGAGTTAAGAGCGCATACACAATCCCTGCACAAGGAAATAGAAAAAGAGAATCTTGCAGGACTTATTATGGACCACAGTATCTCCAGGAACCAATATAAAACGTTGTTGCTGCAAAACTATATTGCTTATAAAGTGGTGGAAGATGAGGTGTCCCCTTATATGGAAGATTACAAAACGGGTAAAAGCGATCAGTTGAAAAAAGATCTGGATTTTCTGAAGGTTGATATAATAAGACTAAGGGATTTTAAAACGAAATTTAATTGCCAAAATAAAATGGGGGCTCTGGGTGCTGCCTATGTAGTGGAAGGATCGGTTCTAGGAGGCCTTATGATTGCAAAGGAATTAAGTAACTGTATTCAACTTAATGATATTAAAATTCATCATTTCTTTAATGGAGACCGTACTAATATAAATGGTTGGAAACAGTTTTGTAAACAAGTAAAGAACACTCAGTATTCCGAAGAAGAAATAAATCAAGCTGTAGAAAAAGCTAAAGAAACATTTATATTCTTTGGCAAAGTATTTAAAGAAATCCTAGCAGAAGAATTAACCTTAAAGGAAATTTTATAG
- a CDS encoding pseudouridine synthase, producing the protein MPHQHFKIYKPYGYLSQFVYNQNTRRNKKLLGELGTFPEGTMSIGRLDEDSEGLLFLTTDGKMSDTVRSSKVEKEYYVQVDGLITQAAILNLQKGVEIGIKGTKYMTKPCKAHNLEKIPQFPARSKKIRDERHGPTSWIAITLTEGKFRQVKKMTAAVGFPTLRLVRYRIANEYIDTLRPGEIFRLRNFKL; encoded by the coding sequence ATGCCTCATCAACATTTCAAGATCTATAAACCCTACGGATATCTTAGTCAGTTTGTTTACAATCAGAATACCCGAAGGAACAAAAAATTACTGGGGGAATTAGGAACATTTCCAGAAGGCACGATGTCTATTGGGAGATTAGATGAAGATTCCGAAGGTTTATTGTTCCTTACCACCGATGGAAAAATGAGTGACACGGTAAGGAGCTCGAAAGTTGAAAAGGAATATTATGTTCAGGTAGACGGTTTAATAACCCAAGCTGCAATTTTAAACTTGCAAAAAGGAGTTGAAATAGGGATTAAAGGAACAAAATACATGACCAAGCCTTGTAAAGCACATAACTTGGAAAAAATTCCTCAATTCCCGGCACGAAGCAAAAAAATAAGGGACGAGCGTCATGGACCCACAAGTTGGATTGCTATTACATTAACCGAAGGTAAGTTTAGGCAAGTAAAAAAAATGACCGCGGCGGTTGGATTTCCAACCTTGAGACTAGTAAGATACCGCATAGCAAATGAGTATATAGACACTTTACGACCAGGAGAAATTTTCAGGCTTAGAAATTTTAAGCTATAA
- a CDS encoding response regulator, with protein sequence MITIPLRILIAEDHKTDAELITYHLHAIVEAPEIKVVDNLINFKAALQNFIPDVILSDYNLPSCTGLDILKATQEYDINMPFIFITGTIEDEELAANTILSGASGFILKKNMHQLQDKLRPLLKRVVFNISQQEIVREKVRKNRIAVNQIYQYLDNIKGENEEQRENLKEIKKNIDEIELDDDVK encoded by the coding sequence ATGATAACCATACCATTACGCATACTGATAGCTGAAGACCATAAAACCGATGCGGAGCTTATAACGTATCACTTACATGCTATAGTGGAGGCTCCGGAAATAAAAGTGGTAGACAACCTGATTAATTTTAAGGCGGCTTTACAAAACTTTATACCAGATGTGATCCTTTCAGATTATAATTTACCAAGCTGTACAGGCTTGGATATTTTAAAAGCCACGCAGGAGTATGATATAAATATGCCTTTTATTTTTATTACAGGTACCATAGAAGATGAAGAATTGGCTGCGAATACCATATTGTCTGGCGCTAGCGGATTCATATTAAAGAAAAATATGCATCAACTGCAAGATAAATTAAGGCCCTTGCTAAAAAGGGTTGTTTTTAATATCTCGCAACAGGAAATCGTGAGGGAAAAAGTGCGAAAAAATAGAATTGCTGTAAATCAAATTTATCAGTATCTGGATAATATAAAAGGCGAGAACGAAGAACAGCGGGAGAATTTAAAAGAGATCAAAAAAAATATTGATGAAATAGAATTGGACGATGATGTTAAGTGA
- a CDS encoding CheR family methyltransferase produces MIQSSSLKSSFITNNNNRESRLIAVGASAGGLEALKSFFEGIPSSDTNSYIVIQHLSPDFKSMMGELLEKSTDLIIEEIEENTEINPGTIYLIPTTSNLILQNGQLQLIDKPKGQKLNLPIDMFLQSLAQFKEDQAIAIILSGTGSDGTRGIKTIKENGGLVMVQDPAQAKFDGMPQSAIQTGLVDYILKTEDMGKELQKYINAPVVLHFTDDDIQYDEVTLSKILNLILETTDVDFNEYKHSTLARRVARRVNVCQCNSLSEYYNLLKAQPLEIPILAREFLIGVTKFFRDLPVWDIMEETVLPTIIAGKANGEKLKIWDVACSTGEEAYSLAMYINEELERQNKKIEVKIFATDISQEHLDIGGLGIYSESIVADIEPRLLQKYFITKSNGYQAVEKLRDMIIFSHHNIIKNPPFHNMDLVLCRNMLIYFQPSIQKRALNVLHYSLKENGFLVLGTSESVSSHSESFEVINRKWKIYRNTLLRKSLNAEVLHSSANNRPREKSNARLISNSRPQVSSAVQKVSNELNEAILEQFGGASVFIDSEYNILQAIGEFRKYASLPVNGFSINLLDMLSTDLKHIVKATVKAAVKKNEKVVYKDATYIHQDENKNLDLIVKPFKRHNLDQEVNYVLTFLEKDLELSQIDTVERLTVDSRSQNYILELEEDLRKTKEELQSSIMEVETSNEELQAANEELLASNEELQSTNEELQSVNEEINTVNAENIQKIDDLASLNADINNLLESTDIGTIFLDNELRIRKFTPAIKKHFSLINSDIGRPINNFNSNFGVNKTKTLLEKCTEVLATGKTIVSNIRSLDNRSYLRRISVFKDSNDKSTGVVITFVDVESLEKAKRRVEVSEKRFKSFYEEDPIMHISVDPFTLNINQCNKHTLEKLGYDSKEEIIGKPIFDLYEDDAQIQVLKLNRLFKERGELVNVEQEMITKDGKKLPIILNSTLEMDDEDTIVAYRFTCVDISALKKAQEDLKEQKSDLERVNKDLEQFVSICSHDLQEPLATIKFGSDILGKIYAEKLDDKAKEYISYIDEASDRLANQIKGLLEHSRIGRDSKKVSVDSKELMEVVKYDLGKRLKETKGKVYIGALPKLMAYEIELRLLFQNLLSNALKYIAKDRTPEIRVSAYPEGDHWIFSFMDNGIGISEEDQKNIFTIFNRVRTQDKYEGTGVGLAHVEKIVQLHEGSVWVDSQLGVGSTFYVKLKKA; encoded by the coding sequence TAGGCTCATAGCGGTAGGTGCCAGTGCTGGAGGATTAGAGGCATTAAAATCCTTTTTTGAGGGAATTCCATCTTCCGATACCAACTCATATATTGTAATTCAACACCTATCCCCAGATTTTAAAAGTATGATGGGGGAATTGCTCGAAAAATCTACCGATCTAATTATAGAAGAAATCGAGGAGAATACTGAAATAAACCCGGGAACCATCTACCTTATTCCTACAACGAGCAATCTTATTCTACAAAATGGCCAGTTGCAATTGATAGACAAGCCAAAGGGCCAAAAATTGAACTTGCCAATAGATATGTTTCTTCAATCCTTGGCACAATTTAAAGAAGATCAAGCAATTGCAATAATCTTAAGTGGTACAGGAAGCGATGGGACCAGAGGGATTAAAACCATAAAAGAAAATGGCGGATTGGTAATGGTGCAAGATCCTGCCCAAGCAAAATTTGATGGAATGCCTCAAAGTGCAATTCAAACGGGCTTGGTAGATTATATCCTGAAAACCGAGGATATGGGGAAGGAGCTTCAAAAATACATTAATGCTCCCGTAGTACTTCATTTTACAGATGATGATATTCAATATGACGAGGTTACGCTCTCTAAAATTTTAAATCTTATTCTCGAAACCACCGATGTGGATTTTAACGAGTACAAACATTCTACACTGGCAAGAAGGGTTGCAAGAAGGGTAAATGTTTGTCAATGTAATTCTCTTTCTGAATATTATAATTTGCTAAAAGCACAACCACTTGAAATTCCAATATTAGCAAGAGAATTTTTAATTGGGGTTACTAAATTTTTTAGGGACCTTCCTGTATGGGATATTATGGAAGAAACCGTGCTTCCAACAATTATTGCAGGCAAGGCAAATGGAGAAAAACTTAAAATATGGGATGTTGCTTGCAGTACGGGAGAAGAGGCTTATAGCTTAGCAATGTACATTAATGAAGAGTTGGAGCGCCAGAACAAAAAGATTGAAGTGAAAATTTTTGCCACAGATATTTCTCAAGAACATTTAGATATTGGGGGATTGGGGATTTATTCTGAAAGTATAGTAGCAGATATAGAACCTAGATTGCTGCAAAAATATTTTATTACCAAAAGCAATGGGTATCAGGCAGTAGAAAAATTGAGGGATATGATTATATTCTCTCATCACAACATTATCAAGAACCCTCCATTTCATAATATGGACTTGGTACTTTGTAGAAATATGCTAATCTACTTTCAACCAAGTATACAAAAAAGAGCATTAAATGTTTTGCATTATAGTTTAAAAGAAAATGGCTTTTTAGTATTGGGAACAAGTGAAAGCGTTAGTAGCCATTCGGAGAGTTTTGAAGTGATTAATAGAAAATGGAAAATATATAGAAATACGCTATTGAGAAAAAGCTTAAATGCCGAAGTGCTTCACTCCTCCGCAAACAATAGGCCTAGAGAAAAATCAAATGCAAGATTAATTTCCAATTCACGGCCTCAAGTTTCAAGTGCTGTACAAAAAGTTAGCAATGAGTTAAACGAAGCCATTCTAGAGCAATTTGGGGGCGCCAGCGTTTTTATAGATTCAGAATATAATATTCTTCAAGCAATAGGAGAATTTAGAAAATATGCAAGCCTTCCTGTTAACGGGTTTTCTATCAATTTACTGGATATGTTAAGTACAGATCTTAAACATATTGTAAAAGCGACGGTAAAAGCGGCCGTGAAAAAGAACGAAAAAGTGGTTTATAAGGATGCTACCTATATACATCAAGATGAAAACAAAAATTTAGATCTCATAGTAAAACCTTTTAAACGTCATAATTTGGATCAAGAGGTAAACTATGTACTTACATTTCTTGAAAAAGATTTAGAACTTTCTCAAATAGATACTGTAGAAAGGCTTACTGTAGATAGTAGATCTCAAAATTATATTCTGGAATTAGAGGAGGATCTTAGAAAAACAAAGGAAGAGCTTCAATCTTCTATTATGGAGGTTGAAACCAGCAATGAGGAATTGCAAGCTGCAAATGAGGAATTATTAGCTTCTAATGAAGAATTGCAGAGTACCAATGAAGAATTACAAAGTGTAAATGAAGAAATAAATACAGTAAATGCTGAAAATATTCAGAAAATTGATGATCTGGCTTCTTTAAATGCAGACATCAATAACCTATTAGAAAGTACAGATATTGGCACCATATTTTTAGATAATGAATTGCGGATTCGAAAATTCACGCCTGCAATTAAAAAACATTTCAGTCTTATTAATTCAGATATTGGACGCCCAATAAATAACTTCAATTCTAATTTCGGCGTTAATAAAACCAAAACGTTGCTTGAAAAATGCACAGAGGTTTTAGCTACTGGTAAAACCATCGTTAGTAATATTAGATCACTGGATAATAGAAGTTATTTACGAAGAATTTCTGTCTTTAAAGATTCCAACGATAAAAGTACTGGTGTTGTAATTACGTTTGTGGATGTGGAATCGCTAGAAAAGGCAAAAAGAAGGGTAGAAGTTAGCGAGAAAAGGTTCAAATCTTTTTATGAGGAAGATCCTATAATGCATATAAGTGTAGATCCCTTTACCCTTAATATTAACCAGTGCAATAAGCATACTTTAGAAAAATTGGGATACGATTCTAAAGAAGAAATTATAGGGAAACCTATTTTCGATCTTTATGAGGATGATGCACAGATACAAGTTCTTAAGTTAAATAGATTATTTAAAGAACGGGGAGAACTTGTAAATGTAGAGCAAGAAATGATTACCAAAGATGGAAAAAAACTGCCAATCATTTTAAATTCTACTTTGGAAATGGATGATGAAGATACCATTGTGGCGTATAGGTTTACTTGCGTAGATATTTCGGCTTTAAAGAAAGCCCAAGAAGATCTAAAAGAGCAGAAATCAGATTTAGAAAGAGTAAATAAAGATCTGGAACAATTTGTTTCCATATGTTCCCATGACCTACAAGAACCCTTGGCTACCATTAAATTTGGAAGTGATATTTTAGGGAAGATCTATGCAGAGAAATTGGATGACAAAGCAAAGGAGTATATTTCTTATATAGATGAGGCTTCAGACAGATTAGCCAACCAGATCAAAGGTTTATTAGAGCATTCCAGAATTGGTAGGGATTCTAAGAAAGTATCTGTAGACTCTAAGGAGCTTATGGAAGTTGTGAAATACGATCTTGGTAAGAGATTGAAAGAAACCAAAGGAAAGGTTTATATAGGTGCACTTCCTAAATTAATGGCCTATGAGATCGAATTAAGATTACTCTTCCAGAATTTATTAAGCAATGCGTTAAAGTATATTGCAAAAGATAGAACTCCAGAAATTAGGGTATCTGCATATCCGGAAGGCGATCATTGGATCTTTTCTTTTATGGATAATGGAATTGGGATTTCAGAAGAAGATCAAAAGAACATTTTTACGATATTTAATAGGGTTCGTACCCAGGATAAATACGAGGGTACCGGTGTAGGTCTAGCTCATGTGGAGAAAATTGTACAATTGCACGAAGGCAGTGTGTGGGTAGATTCTCAATTGGGAGTTGGTAGTACCTTTTATGTAAAGCTTAAAAAAGCTTAA
- the rimK gene encoding 30S ribosomal protein S6--L-glutamate ligase, with product MKLVILSANPNLYSTRRLVEVGEKKGHEMMVVDHTKCDLVIEKKKPIVIYKGKELTDIDGVIPRIGASVTFFGTAVVRQFEMMKVFTATESQALVRSRDKLRSLQILSRASLGLPKTVFSNYSKDVSSVIDKVGGAPLVIKLLEGTQGLGVVLADNRNSAESILEAFNGLQARVIVQEFIKEAKGADLRAFVVDGVVVGAMKRQGKDGEFRSNLHRGGSAEIIELTDEEENAALKAARVMGLGVAGVDMLQSARGPLILEVNSSPGLEGIEKATGKNIALQIIKYVERNAE from the coding sequence ATGAAATTAGTAATTCTATCTGCAAACCCAAATTTATATTCTACAAGAAGACTCGTTGAAGTTGGGGAGAAGAAAGGACATGAAATGATGGTCGTAGATCATACAAAATGCGATCTTGTTATCGAAAAGAAAAAACCTATCGTAATTTATAAAGGGAAAGAACTTACAGATATAGACGGTGTAATCCCAAGAATTGGTGCCTCGGTAACATTTTTTGGTACTGCCGTAGTTCGTCAATTTGAGATGATGAAAGTTTTTACCGCTACAGAATCACAAGCCTTGGTGAGATCCCGAGATAAATTAAGAAGTTTGCAAATACTTTCCAGAGCAAGTTTAGGATTGCCTAAAACCGTATTTAGTAACTATTCCAAAGATGTGAGTAGTGTGATAGATAAGGTTGGGGGTGCTCCCTTGGTGATTAAACTACTGGAAGGAACTCAAGGTCTGGGAGTGGTACTGGCAGATAACAGAAATTCGGCTGAATCCATCTTAGAGGCTTTTAATGGCTTGCAAGCAAGAGTGATCGTTCAGGAATTTATCAAAGAAGCAAAAGGTGCAGATCTTCGTGCCTTTGTGGTAGATGGAGTAGTCGTGGGAGCTATGAAAAGGCAAGGAAAGGATGGGGAATTTAGGTCTAATTTGCATAGGGGAGGTTCTGCAGAGATCATAGAACTTACCGATGAAGAAGAAAATGCGGCACTTAAAGCTGCCCGTGTTATGGGATTGGGAGTTGCCGGGGTAGATATGCTACAATCGGCCAGAGGCCCACTTATCTTGGAAGTGAATTCTTCTCCAGGATTGGAAGGAATCGAGAAAGCAACGGGGAAAAATATTGCCCTTCAAATTATAAAATATGTAGAGAGAAATGCCGAATAG
- a CDS encoding ATP-binding protein: MDTQKTTITNCEKEPIHIIGQSQAHGVIVVCNPINLEITQCTGNVAKLLGLSLENLLGKNLSVLISSEKIGQIKEKLNNEKTLLPDEEIINQKKYFIIPHLSDSNLVLDFEPAGTILHSSLFQNQLTAILSEIESTQTIDEMCNVAVAQIKQLFEYDRVMMYKFDDEWNGEVIAEVKEERLESWLGLHYPARDIPKQARELFLKQGVRIIADVNFKPSKLIPEISPITNEPLDISKSELRGVSPIHIEYLKNMKVGASLTVAIILEGELWGLLACHHYAPKFINYPQRQTCRFLTQVFSNSLSVKTTKTFLDHMGASEVIRKELVRQMESIPNIKESLLKFNPKFTDIVECSGGALYQDGNLRLVGTTPQKEEVLDLLQNYIFQKEEELFFTKNLGSQYPKAKAYTKFASGLLSLQLKDGKNSYLLWFRPEISETVTWGGNPEKIGFVKEGIEYLSPRKSFEKWTQQNAGISKQWENYDLEAVASLQESITHMIVKKQRDEILHLNDQLIEANQELQTFSYSISHDLRAPLRGIDGYARILRDHHIKELDDYSKHAIETIVKSAEDMDGLIEDILTYSSVGKNVMKPELISIEKLVEDIVVKHNLEKEYPNTKLQLAPDMPKIEGDKRMISQLINNLISNAFKYSAKVELPLVEVGYLRDDKGPVFFVKDNGIGIDPSLNNKIFDVFSRLVGEEYSGSGIGLAIVKKVIDIHKGTLRVESEPNKGAGFYFTFPDWN; encoded by the coding sequence ATGGATACGCAAAAAACAACCATCACCAATTGTGAAAAAGAACCTATACATATTATAGGGCAATCTCAGGCTCATGGGGTTATTGTGGTATGTAACCCAATAAATTTAGAAATAACTCAATGTACAGGGAATGTAGCGAAATTATTAGGCTTGTCTTTGGAGAATCTATTGGGAAAAAATCTTTCAGTTTTAATTTCTTCTGAAAAAATTGGCCAGATTAAGGAAAAGCTGAACAATGAAAAAACCCTTCTTCCCGATGAAGAAATAATAAATCAAAAAAAGTATTTTATAATCCCCCATCTATCCGACTCTAATCTGGTTTTGGATTTCGAACCGGCAGGTACCATTTTACACTCGTCTTTATTTCAAAATCAGCTTACCGCAATTTTATCAGAAATTGAAAGCACTCAAACTATAGATGAGATGTGTAATGTTGCAGTAGCTCAAATAAAGCAACTGTTTGAGTATGACAGGGTAATGATGTATAAGTTTGATGATGAATGGAATGGGGAAGTTATCGCTGAAGTAAAGGAAGAACGATTGGAAAGCTGGTTAGGATTGCATTATCCTGCGCGCGACATTCCAAAACAAGCTCGTGAGCTATTTTTAAAACAAGGTGTACGAATAATTGCAGATGTCAATTTTAAACCTTCTAAACTAATTCCCGAAATCTCTCCTATTACCAATGAGCCTTTGGATATTTCTAAATCGGAATTACGTGGTGTTTCTCCAATTCATATAGAATATTTGAAAAATATGAAGGTAGGAGCCAGCCTTACGGTAGCAATTATCTTGGAAGGAGAATTATGGGGTTTATTGGCATGTCACCATTACGCTCCCAAATTTATAAACTATCCTCAGCGACAAACCTGTAGGTTCTTAACCCAGGTATTTAGTAATAGTCTTTCGGTAAAAACCACGAAGACATTTTTAGACCATATGGGGGCATCTGAAGTAATTCGGAAGGAGTTAGTGCGCCAAATGGAATCTATACCCAATATTAAAGAATCGCTCTTAAAATTTAACCCAAAATTTACAGATATTGTTGAATGTAGTGGAGGTGCCCTGTATCAGGATGGGAATTTAAGATTGGTAGGTACTACTCCTCAAAAAGAGGAAGTTCTAGACCTACTTCAAAATTACATTTTTCAGAAAGAGGAAGAATTATTTTTCACAAAAAATCTTGGATCTCAATATCCAAAAGCCAAAGCCTACACCAAATTTGCTTCTGGTCTTTTGAGTCTTCAATTAAAAGATGGCAAAAACTCCTATTTATTATGGTTTAGGCCAGAGATTTCTGAAACTGTTACATGGGGCGGTAATCCAGAAAAAATTGGGTTTGTAAAGGAAGGAATAGAATATTTAAGTCCTAGAAAATCTTTTGAAAAGTGGACGCAGCAAAATGCAGGTATTTCTAAACAATGGGAAAATTATGATCTGGAAGCCGTAGCTTCCTTACAAGAAAGCATTACCCACATGATCGTAAAAAAGCAAAGGGATGAGATTTTACATCTCAACGATCAATTGATAGAAGCTAATCAAGAATTACAAACCTTTAGTTATAGTATATCTCATGATCTGAGGGCGCCCTTAAGGGGAATAGATGGGTACGCTAGAATTTTAAGAGATCATCATATAAAGGAACTGGATGATTACAGCAAGCATGCCATAGAGACCATTGTGAAATCTGCAGAGGATATGGATGGGTTAATCGAGGATATTTTAACTTATTCCAGCGTTGGTAAAAATGTGATGAAGCCAGAATTAATTTCTATTGAAAAGTTGGTAGAAGATATAGTGGTTAAACACAATTTAGAAAAGGAATATCCTAACACGAAGCTACAGCTAGCTCCCGATATGCCCAAAATTGAAGGAGACAAAAGGATGATCTCACAATTAATAAATAACTTAATAAGCAATGCTTTTAAATATTCAGCTAAAGTTGAGTTACCTTTGGTAGAAGTTGGTTATTTAAGAGACGATAAAGGCCCTGTTTTTTTTGTAAAAGATAATGGTATTGGGATAGATCCCTCCTTAAATAATAAGATCTTCGATGTCTTCTCCAGATTAGTTGGTGAAGAATATTCGGGTTCTGGAATTGGACTTGCTATTGTTAAAAAAGTAATTGACATTCATAAGGGAACATTGAGAGTGGAATCTGAACCAAATAAAGGGGCTGGTTTTTATTTTACCTTCCCAGATTGGAATTAA
- a CDS encoding lipid-A-disaccharide synthase N-terminal domain-containing protein, with protein MSNWIIYSVGFLAQLLFSGRSVFQWILSEKSKKVLTPSLFWKMSLVASFLMFLYGYLRSDFAIMLGQTLTYFIYIRNLQLQGEWLKLNKYLRFLLWIFPILIVILGYNNNIYDAERLFKNEAIPFWLLMLGIVSQVVFTLRFIYQWIYSEKQKESILPLGFWLLSFTGSFLIIVYSVFRVDPVLFAGHAFGIVMYARNMVILRRQIRSESREKNVF; from the coding sequence ATGAGCAATTGGATAATTTATAGTGTTGGTTTTTTGGCACAATTGCTATTCTCTGGGCGCTCTGTATTTCAGTGGATATTATCTGAAAAAAGCAAAAAAGTGCTCACACCCTCACTTTTCTGGAAAATGAGTTTGGTCGCCTCTTTCTTAATGTTCCTCTACGGATATCTAAGAAGTGATTTTGCCATTATGCTTGGGCAAACCCTTACCTATTTTATCTATATAAGAAATTTACAATTGCAGGGGGAATGGCTCAAATTAAATAAATATCTCCGGTTTTTACTCTGGATCTTCCCTATATTGATAGTTATTTTGGGATATAACAACAACATTTATGATGCAGAACGACTGTTTAAAAACGAAGCCATCCCATTTTGGTTATTAATGCTTGGAATAGTATCCCAAGTTGTTTTTACGCTCCGGTTCATCTATCAATGGATCTATTCAGAAAAACAAAAAGAATCTATACTACCATTAGGGTTCTGGCTACTTAGTTTTACAGGATCTTTCCTAATTATTGTTTATTCGGTATTTAGAGTAGACCCAGTTCTATTCGCAGGGCATGCTTTTGGAATTGTTATGTATGCACGTAATATGGTGATCTTACGTAGGCAGATACGATCTGAGAGCCGGGAGAAAAATGTCTTTTGA
- a CDS encoding ArnT family glycosyltransferase yields MKVKLFTLLLLLFVVFNIGLGSFGLSETSEARYAEISKEMVISGDYLHPTLLGIKHYHKPPLTYYISSLGYAIFGINEFGARFFLGIALLLQIYLVFRIGYLLLKDEKIAYASAVIYSSFPIVLIAVRNLTTDAFLVTFILWSIYLWLKYQKSKKPMDLYGFFTVLGLAFLTKGPVGLIPSLLFIVCYKFYYKEKIKFSLPVLFGAILTLAISGSWFLAIILDDPKVWDYFIQEQIINRATNADQFHRSQPIWYYLLLAPVLGLPWVIFIITYLLKKIKLEWKQSLLLKIILSTSVLLFILFSLFSSKLILYILPIFPFIALLGGMLLYKFSKKQLGYFIKCYYALFIILILALIFSFFYAEIEVNYLQTSFIIFLAIACLLYFLKVSKQNTTSKLLQLSVGFIVCLLLVHTTFASSNPNIINSFKSISKFIQQEKGGTISDVIVYDDLLPSAKFYLNSSIITVHDNNYKTIREIQFEHNTTYKKNIINLKDPSGLSRFKHLFQGRDHVYIERKKSPLNDSLSYLLETFTHKVEKGKWVIYY; encoded by the coding sequence ATGAAAGTAAAACTATTTACATTACTATTATTATTGTTCGTGGTATTTAATATTGGTCTTGGAAGTTTTGGGTTATCCGAAACAAGCGAGGCCAGATATGCCGAAATAAGCAAGGAAATGGTTATTAGTGGGGATTATTTGCATCCAACCTTATTGGGTATTAAGCATTACCATAAGCCACCACTCACCTATTATATAAGTTCTTTAGGATATGCTATTTTTGGCATAAATGAATTTGGCGCGCGATTTTTTCTTGGAATTGCTCTCCTTTTACAAATTTATCTAGTCTTTAGGATTGGGTACTTATTATTGAAGGATGAAAAAATAGCTTACGCAAGCGCAGTAATTTACAGCTCTTTCCCAATAGTTCTTATTGCTGTGAGGAACCTAACCACCGATGCTTTTTTAGTAACATTTATTTTGTGGAGCATTTACTTATGGCTTAAATACCAAAAAAGCAAAAAACCTATGGATTTATATGGCTTTTTTACGGTCTTGGGATTAGCATTTCTTACTAAAGGCCCTGTAGGTTTAATTCCTTCGTTGTTATTTATTGTATGTTATAAATTTTACTATAAAGAAAAGATCAAGTTTTCTTTGCCTGTACTGTTTGGAGCTATATTAACGTTGGCCATTTCGGGTTCTTGGTTTCTCGCTATTATCTTGGATGATCCTAAAGTCTGGGATTATTTTATACAGGAACAAATTATAAATAGGGCCACAAATGCCGATCAGTTCCATAGAAGTCAGCCAATTTGGTACTATCTTCTCTTGGCACCTGTATTAGGATTACCCTGGGTAATTTTTATTATCACTTATCTTCTAAAGAAAATAAAATTGGAGTGGAAACAGTCCCTGCTTTTAAAAATAATTTTAAGTACTTCTGTGCTTTTGTTTATTTTGTTTTCCCTCTTTTCCTCTAAATTGATCTTATATATCCTGCCAATATTCCCTTTTATTGCATTGTTGGGAGGAATGCTGCTTTATAAATTTTCAAAAAAACAACTGGGATATTTTATAAAGTGCTATTATGCGCTATTTATAATACTCATCCTCGCGTTGATCTTTTCTTTCTTTTATGCTGAAATAGAAGTGAATTATCTTCAAACTTCCTTTATAATTTTTCTTGCAATTGCATGTTTGCTATATTTTCTAAAGGTTTCCAAACAAAATACAACTTCTAAGCTTTTACAGTTGAGCGTTGGTTTTATAGTATGTTTATTATTGGTTCATACAACCTTTGCTTCCAGTAATCCAAACATAATTAATTCATTTAAGTCCATATCAAAATTTATTCAGCAAGAAAAAGGAGGTACTATTAGTGATGTAATTGTGTATGATGACCTGCTCCCTTCAGCAAAATTCTATTTAAATAGCAGCATTATCACAGTTCATGACAATAATTACAAAACCATTCGAGAAATCCAATTTGAACATAACACCACTTATAAGAAGAATATTATCAACCTTAAAGATCCTTCAGGATTAAGTAGGTTCAAGCACTTGTTTCAAGGAAGGGACCATGTATATATAGAACGAAAAAAGTCTCCATTAAACGACTCGTTGAGCTATCTATTGGAGACTTTTACTCATAAAGTCGAAAAAGGCAAATGGGTGATTTATTATTAA